The segment gctgccgcGAGGGGCactgggggaggctggggggtcatgtggggctggagggggctctgtaggggacacggcggggggggggggtgttgtttgGGGACCAGGAAGCCTCATGGGGGGGGTTGGGGCTCCGTGGGGAGCtttggggggggtctgtgggggcCCAGGGGACCCGCGGTGGGGGGGTCTTAGGGGCTGGGGGGTCGCCACGAGGGGCACTGGAGCCCTGGGGGGTGAGGGGCTCTatgggggcacaggggggtggGGGAGGTTACTGGGGGGGTTGAGGGCTCGTGGGGGGGGGGCGTGGCGTGGCACAGGGGGTTGTTTGGGGACCAGGGACCCTCGGGGGGGTTTGGGGCTCTGTGgagggtcgggggggggggcgggcgggcacGCGTGGGTATAGCGGGGGCTCAGGAGGAGCAAGTGGGGGCTTGAGGGGCTCCTGGGGGGACCCATAGGACAAggggggggctgatggggagggaaaagggggtGCGGGGGGCCTGGAGGTGACCACCCCCCATTTTTCTCCCCCCCAGGAGCTGCcatgccggtgccggtgcccgtggGGGTCCTACGGCTCCCGCGGGGCCCCGAGGGCTCGAGCCGGGGTTTCAGCCCCACCTCGCCCCGGTTCCAGGCGCTTCTGGGGGAGCCTGTGGCGGCCCAGGGGGTCCGGGCAACGCTCCGGCAGCGCTACCTgcgggggctgggggccgcccgcggccgccccaCGCGGTTCTGCCTGCGGGCGGGGGTCTGCGTGGAGGCCGTTTTCGGGGCCGCCGACGTGGGGGCCGTGGCTTTCCAGGTGGACGCCCTGCGCACCCCCCTGGGGGTGCAGGCGGCCGCGCTGCTGCGCTGCACCGATGTCCTCGCCTACTCCTTCCTCCTCGATTAACCcctaagtaaaaaaaaacccaaccaacaaactcccttttctgccctttttccaCCAGAATTACAATTTCTTCcagaggatggggaaaaaaaaaccacagagggTGGGGGGAGGATCCGGGTTTTCATCTTTATTTGCTGTTGACATCTTcacccactccttcctcctcaactaattgttaattaaaaaaaaacccaaaccccaaaaccaaccaacaaagCCCTTTTTTGTGCCCTTTTTCTACCAGAATTGTAATTTCTCCcaaggggtggggaaaaaaaaaccactcaaggAAGGGTGAGGGTTCAGGTTTTCATCTTTACTTGCTGTCGCTGTCCTTGCCTACTCCTTCCTCGTCAACTAACCGTTAattaagaaaaaccccaaaacccagatAGCCCTTTTTCCACCAAAATTACAATTTCTTCCAGGGGCTGGGGGCAAAAAAAACACATGTCAGGAAGGAGGATTCAGGTTTTCCATCTTTATTTGTTGTCAGCGGAACCGGCGCCGTCAGTGCCGGTAGTGGGGGCTCCGGGAGCGGGACCGGGAGCGCCTGTGGAggggggagaggcgggggggtgTGAGAGTGGGGGTCACCCCCCCCACGGGGTCACCCCGACTCGCAGGGCGGGAGAAGGGGACGTACCTCCGGGAGGAGCTGTATTCCCGACCTGCAAGGCAGAGGGGATGCTCAGGTGATGTGCTGCAGCCCCTTTtccacccttttttcccctcagagtaGTTTCTTCCCCCTCCAAGGTCTG is part of the Strix uralensis isolate ZFMK-TIS-50842 unplaced genomic scaffold, bStrUra1 scaffold_131, whole genome shotgun sequence genome and harbors:
- the GEMIN7 gene encoding gem-associated protein 7 — its product is MPVPVPVGVLRLPRGPEGSSRGFSPTSPRFQALLGEPVAAQGVRATLRQRYLRGLGAARGRPTRFCLRAGVCVEAVFGAADVGAVAFQVDALRTPLGVQAAALLRCTDVLAYSFLLD